A stretch of the Triplophysa dalaica isolate WHDGS20190420 chromosome 19, ASM1584641v1, whole genome shotgun sequence genome encodes the following:
- the rap1gap2b gene encoding rap1 GTPase-activating protein 2b isoform X3, whose amino-acid sequence MLRRKRSVSFGGFGWYVAHVEQHQLSAVWKCLDDALCVRCLLLYLWVDKSTISALRARKQECLTISNVPLADCPPSPPRTAPPTMKSTQFFEALDKMEDDYIPYPRIEEVLQRGEPFPQVIMPQFGGYWIEDPEVPASIPHWENGYCDEEDGEGGNSGEFGYRLESNFAIRAYRKHFLGREHLNFYCTASNHGNLVLSLRHEEVKEQEHLHIILRTPSKTIYDRISLAGLTELPSVPQLAKLLCEDIMCLRFSPVLYPKGSQLIVNYDEHELNNTYKFGVVYQKFGQTSEEQLFGNSEETPAFTEFLQVLGDCVELQDFKGFRGGLDVSHGQTGSQSVYTVFRGQELMFHISTKLPYTEGDTQQVQRKRHIGNDIVAAVFQEEAAPFVPDMIASNFLHAYILVQVENPGTDDTTYKVSVTAREDVPQFGPPLPNPPVFKKGPEFREFLLTKLINAELACYRSIRFAKLEERTRMELLDNLHNELHKHTQSMLGQPLSADEERMENGGHGGILESIKRAMRVRSHSMETMVSSQKHGRHSAVGGGVPTSLSGVTLTHSNTEAAKNLSPVTSSAKSPLKSPVKRRSVLFPRLHTSMDGQPERYTRVLSDQRSLDSGHLSQEVQSNPSSPEIVGNERSSLKLKEGGGKPDISRSSSSTSSFSSAAGDPEPLEEKEPNSLQISPSLSPVFGSLSTEGQTAGTPVIMCRSPTDFRNKTSPRSNLKFRFDRLSQSAAGH is encoded by the exons ATGCTGAGGAGGAAGCGAAGCGTGTCCTTCGGTGGATTTGGATGGTACGTCGCTCATGTGGAACAGCATCAGCTGTCAGCTGTGTGGAAATGTCTGGATGATGCCCTGTGTGTGAGATGCTTGCTGCTGTATTTATG GGTTGACAAGTCTACCATTAGTGCCCTTCGAGCTCG GAAACAGGAGTGTCTGACCATCTCCAATGTGCCCCTGGCAGACTGCCCTCCCTCTCCTCCAAGAACTGCCCCTCCCACCATGAAG TCTACTCAATTCTTTGAAGCTCTGGACAAGATGGAG GATGACTACATTCCATACCCACGGATAGAGGAG GTTTTACAGCGGGGTGAACCGTTCCCTCAGGTCATCATGCCTCAGTTTGGAGGTTACTGGATAGAAGATCCCGAGGTCCCTGCCTCCATTCCACACTGGGAGAATGGTTACTGTGATGAGGAAGATGGAGAGGGAGGGAATTCAGGAGAGTTTGGGTACAGACTGGAGAGTAACTTTGCCATCCGTGCGTACCGCAAGCACTTTCTGGGCAGG GAACATCTGAACTTCTACTGCACAGCCAGTAACCATGGCAACCTGGTTCTGTCCCTCAGACACGAAGAGGTGAAGGAGCAGGAGCACCTGCACATCATCCTCAG GACTCCATCGAAGACAATCTATGACAGGATCTCTTTAGCGGGCTTGACTGAGCTCCCCAGTGTCCCTCAGTTAGCCAAG CTACTATGTGAAGACATTATGTGTCTGAGATTTAGTCCCGTGCTTTACCCAAAG GGTTCTCAGTTAATAGTGAATTATGATGAGCATGAGTTAAACAACACTTATAAGTTTGGCGTCGTCTACCAGAAGTTTGGCCAG ACCTCAGAGGAGCAGTTGTTTGGGAACAGTGAGGAGACACCAGCCTTCACAGAGTTCCTCCAAGTGCTGGGAGACTGTGTAGAGTTGCAGGACTTTAAAGG GTTTCGAGGTGGTTTGGATGTGTCTCACGGTCAGACGGGGTCTCAGTCTGTTTACACTGTGTTTAGGGGGCAGGAACTCATGTTTCACATCTCCACTAAACTGCCCTATACAGAAGGAGACACACAACAG GTCCAAAGAAAGAGGCACATAGGGAATGACATCGTAGCTGCAGTTTTTCAAGAGGAGGCCGCACCTTTCGTGCCTGACATGATTGCCTCCAATTTCCTCCACGCGTACATCCTTGTGCAGGTGGAGAACCCTGGCACAGATGACACCACTTACAAG GTATCTGTCACAGCGCGTGAAGATGTGCCACAGTTCGGCCCTCCTCTCCCCAATCCACCTGTCTTCAAAAAG GGTCCAGAATTCAGAGAGTTTCTGCTGACTAAGCTGATCAATGCAGAGCTGGCATGCTACAGATCAATCCGATTTGCCAAGCTTGAG GAGAGAACACGGATGGAACTGCTAGATAATCTTCATAATGAGctacacaagcacacacagtCGATGCTGGGACAACCTCTCAGTGCAGATGAAGAGAGGATGGAGAACGGAGGACATGGAGGAATACTGGAATCCATCAAG CGAGCAATGCGTGTGCGCAGTCACTCTATGGAGACAATGGTGAGCTCTCAGAAACATGGGCGTCACTCTGCGGTGGGAGGCGGCGTGCCCACCAGCCTAAGCGGGGTCACCCTAACCCACAGTAACACTGAAGCTGCTAAGAATTTG tcTCCAGTGACATCGAGCGCTAAATCTCCTCTTAAGAGTCCAGTGAAGAGACGGTCAGTGCTGTTTCCAAGACTGCATACCAGCATGGATGGACAGCCAGAGCGCTACACACG GGTCCTGTCTGATCAGAGAAGTCTTGACAGCGGTCATCTCTCACAGGAAGTGCAATCAAATCCAAGCTCTCCAGAGATTGTGGGCAATGAGAG GTCTTCTCTTAAATTGAAGGAGGGCGGTGGTAAGCCAGATATATCTCGTTCCTCCTCCAGCACCAGCAGCTTCAGCAGTGCTGCAGGAGACCCGGAGCCACTGGAGGAGAAAGAACCT AACAGCCTCCAGATATCTCCCAGCCTTTCACCTGTATTTGGCTCTCTGAGCACTGAGGGTCAGACTGCAGGAACTCCAGTGATCATGTGCCGCAGTCCAACAG ATTTCAGGAATAAGACGTCACCCAGATCCAATCTGAAGTTCCGCTTTGACAGGTTGAGTCAATCAGCTGCT GGACATTAA
- the rap1gap2b gene encoding rap1 GTPase-activating protein 2b isoform X1, with translation MLRRKRSVSFGGFGWYVAHVEQHQLSAVWKCLDDALCVRCLLLYLWVDKSTISALRARKQECLTISNVPLADCPPSPPRTAPPTMKSTQFFEALDKMEQVSEVEELRSSPQRVKDDYIPYPRIEEVLQRGEPFPQVIMPQFGGYWIEDPEVPASIPHWENGYCDEEDGEGGNSGEFGYRLESNFAIRAYRKHFLGREHLNFYCTASNHGNLVLSLRHEEVKEQEHLHIILRTPSKTIYDRISLAGLTELPSVPQLAKLLCEDIMCLRFSPVLYPKGSQLIVNYDEHELNNTYKFGVVYQKFGQTSEEQLFGNSEETPAFTEFLQVLGDCVELQDFKGFRGGLDVSHGQTGSQSVYTVFRGQELMFHISTKLPYTEGDTQQVQRKRHIGNDIVAAVFQEEAAPFVPDMIASNFLHAYILVQVENPGTDDTTYKVSVTAREDVPQFGPPLPNPPVFKKGPEFREFLLTKLINAELACYRSIRFAKLEERTRMELLDNLHNELHKHTQSMLGQPLSADEERMENGGHGGILESIKRAMRVRSHSMETMVSSQKHGRHSAVGGGVPTSLSGVTLTHSNTEAAKNLSPVTSSAKSPLKSPVKRRSVLFPRLHTSMDGQPERYTRVLSDQRSLDSGHLSQEVQSNPSSPEIVGNERSSLKLKEGGGKPDISRSSSSTSSFSSAAGDPEPLEEKEPNSLQISPSLSPVFGSLSTEGQTAGTPVIMCRSPTDFRNKTSPRSNLKFRFDRLSQSAAGH, from the exons ATGCTGAGGAGGAAGCGAAGCGTGTCCTTCGGTGGATTTGGATGGTACGTCGCTCATGTGGAACAGCATCAGCTGTCAGCTGTGTGGAAATGTCTGGATGATGCCCTGTGTGTGAGATGCTTGCTGCTGTATTTATG GGTTGACAAGTCTACCATTAGTGCCCTTCGAGCTCG GAAACAGGAGTGTCTGACCATCTCCAATGTGCCCCTGGCAGACTGCCCTCCCTCTCCTCCAAGAACTGCCCCTCCCACCATGAAG TCTACTCAATTCTTTGAAGCTCTGGACAAGATGGAG CAGGTTTCTGAGGTGGAGGAGTTGAGGTCAAGCCCACAAAGAGTGAAG GATGACTACATTCCATACCCACGGATAGAGGAG GTTTTACAGCGGGGTGAACCGTTCCCTCAGGTCATCATGCCTCAGTTTGGAGGTTACTGGATAGAAGATCCCGAGGTCCCTGCCTCCATTCCACACTGGGAGAATGGTTACTGTGATGAGGAAGATGGAGAGGGAGGGAATTCAGGAGAGTTTGGGTACAGACTGGAGAGTAACTTTGCCATCCGTGCGTACCGCAAGCACTTTCTGGGCAGG GAACATCTGAACTTCTACTGCACAGCCAGTAACCATGGCAACCTGGTTCTGTCCCTCAGACACGAAGAGGTGAAGGAGCAGGAGCACCTGCACATCATCCTCAG GACTCCATCGAAGACAATCTATGACAGGATCTCTTTAGCGGGCTTGACTGAGCTCCCCAGTGTCCCTCAGTTAGCCAAG CTACTATGTGAAGACATTATGTGTCTGAGATTTAGTCCCGTGCTTTACCCAAAG GGTTCTCAGTTAATAGTGAATTATGATGAGCATGAGTTAAACAACACTTATAAGTTTGGCGTCGTCTACCAGAAGTTTGGCCAG ACCTCAGAGGAGCAGTTGTTTGGGAACAGTGAGGAGACACCAGCCTTCACAGAGTTCCTCCAAGTGCTGGGAGACTGTGTAGAGTTGCAGGACTTTAAAGG GTTTCGAGGTGGTTTGGATGTGTCTCACGGTCAGACGGGGTCTCAGTCTGTTTACACTGTGTTTAGGGGGCAGGAACTCATGTTTCACATCTCCACTAAACTGCCCTATACAGAAGGAGACACACAACAG GTCCAAAGAAAGAGGCACATAGGGAATGACATCGTAGCTGCAGTTTTTCAAGAGGAGGCCGCACCTTTCGTGCCTGACATGATTGCCTCCAATTTCCTCCACGCGTACATCCTTGTGCAGGTGGAGAACCCTGGCACAGATGACACCACTTACAAG GTATCTGTCACAGCGCGTGAAGATGTGCCACAGTTCGGCCCTCCTCTCCCCAATCCACCTGTCTTCAAAAAG GGTCCAGAATTCAGAGAGTTTCTGCTGACTAAGCTGATCAATGCAGAGCTGGCATGCTACAGATCAATCCGATTTGCCAAGCTTGAG GAGAGAACACGGATGGAACTGCTAGATAATCTTCATAATGAGctacacaagcacacacagtCGATGCTGGGACAACCTCTCAGTGCAGATGAAGAGAGGATGGAGAACGGAGGACATGGAGGAATACTGGAATCCATCAAG CGAGCAATGCGTGTGCGCAGTCACTCTATGGAGACAATGGTGAGCTCTCAGAAACATGGGCGTCACTCTGCGGTGGGAGGCGGCGTGCCCACCAGCCTAAGCGGGGTCACCCTAACCCACAGTAACACTGAAGCTGCTAAGAATTTG tcTCCAGTGACATCGAGCGCTAAATCTCCTCTTAAGAGTCCAGTGAAGAGACGGTCAGTGCTGTTTCCAAGACTGCATACCAGCATGGATGGACAGCCAGAGCGCTACACACG GGTCCTGTCTGATCAGAGAAGTCTTGACAGCGGTCATCTCTCACAGGAAGTGCAATCAAATCCAAGCTCTCCAGAGATTGTGGGCAATGAGAG GTCTTCTCTTAAATTGAAGGAGGGCGGTGGTAAGCCAGATATATCTCGTTCCTCCTCCAGCACCAGCAGCTTCAGCAGTGCTGCAGGAGACCCGGAGCCACTGGAGGAGAAAGAACCT AACAGCCTCCAGATATCTCCCAGCCTTTCACCTGTATTTGGCTCTCTGAGCACTGAGGGTCAGACTGCAGGAACTCCAGTGATCATGTGCCGCAGTCCAACAG ATTTCAGGAATAAGACGTCACCCAGATCCAATCTGAAGTTCCGCTTTGACAGGTTGAGTCAATCAGCTGCT GGACATTAA
- the rap1gap2b gene encoding rap1 GTPase-activating protein 2b isoform X7: MRVDKSTISALRARKQECLTISNVPLADCPPSPPRTAPPTMKSTQFFEALDKMEQVSEVEELRSSPQRVKDDYIPYPRIEEVLQRGEPFPQVIMPQFGGYWIEDPEVPASIPHWENGYCDEEDGEGGNSGEFGYRLESNFAIRAYRKHFLGREHLNFYCTASNHGNLVLSLRHEEVKEQEHLHIILRTPSKTIYDRISLAGLTELPSVPQLAKLLCEDIMCLRFSPVLYPKGSQLIVNYDEHELNNTYKFGVVYQKFGQTSEEQLFGNSEETPAFTEFLQVLGDCVELQDFKGFRGGLDVSHGQTGSQSVYTVFRGQELMFHISTKLPYTEGDTQQVQRKRHIGNDIVAAVFQEEAAPFVPDMIASNFLHAYILVQVENPGTDDTTYKVSVTAREDVPQFGPPLPNPPVFKKGPEFREFLLTKLINAELACYRSIRFAKLEERTRMELLDNLHNELHKHTQSMLGQPLSADEERMENGGHGGILESIKRAMRVRSHSMETMVSSQKHGRHSAVGGGVPTSLSGVTLTHSNTEAAKNLSPVTSSAKSPLKSPVKRRSVLFPRLHTSMDGQPERYTRVLSDQRSLDSGHLSQEVQSNPSSPEIVGNERSSLKLKEGGGKPDISRSSSSTSSFSSAAGDPEPLEEKEPNSLQISPSLSPVFGSLSTEGQTAGTPVIMCRSPTDFRNKTSPRSNLKFRFDRLSQSAAGH; the protein is encoded by the exons GGTTGACAAGTCTACCATTAGTGCCCTTCGAGCTCG GAAACAGGAGTGTCTGACCATCTCCAATGTGCCCCTGGCAGACTGCCCTCCCTCTCCTCCAAGAACTGCCCCTCCCACCATGAAG TCTACTCAATTCTTTGAAGCTCTGGACAAGATGGAG CAGGTTTCTGAGGTGGAGGAGTTGAGGTCAAGCCCACAAAGAGTGAAG GATGACTACATTCCATACCCACGGATAGAGGAG GTTTTACAGCGGGGTGAACCGTTCCCTCAGGTCATCATGCCTCAGTTTGGAGGTTACTGGATAGAAGATCCCGAGGTCCCTGCCTCCATTCCACACTGGGAGAATGGTTACTGTGATGAGGAAGATGGAGAGGGAGGGAATTCAGGAGAGTTTGGGTACAGACTGGAGAGTAACTTTGCCATCCGTGCGTACCGCAAGCACTTTCTGGGCAGG GAACATCTGAACTTCTACTGCACAGCCAGTAACCATGGCAACCTGGTTCTGTCCCTCAGACACGAAGAGGTGAAGGAGCAGGAGCACCTGCACATCATCCTCAG GACTCCATCGAAGACAATCTATGACAGGATCTCTTTAGCGGGCTTGACTGAGCTCCCCAGTGTCCCTCAGTTAGCCAAG CTACTATGTGAAGACATTATGTGTCTGAGATTTAGTCCCGTGCTTTACCCAAAG GGTTCTCAGTTAATAGTGAATTATGATGAGCATGAGTTAAACAACACTTATAAGTTTGGCGTCGTCTACCAGAAGTTTGGCCAG ACCTCAGAGGAGCAGTTGTTTGGGAACAGTGAGGAGACACCAGCCTTCACAGAGTTCCTCCAAGTGCTGGGAGACTGTGTAGAGTTGCAGGACTTTAAAGG GTTTCGAGGTGGTTTGGATGTGTCTCACGGTCAGACGGGGTCTCAGTCTGTTTACACTGTGTTTAGGGGGCAGGAACTCATGTTTCACATCTCCACTAAACTGCCCTATACAGAAGGAGACACACAACAG GTCCAAAGAAAGAGGCACATAGGGAATGACATCGTAGCTGCAGTTTTTCAAGAGGAGGCCGCACCTTTCGTGCCTGACATGATTGCCTCCAATTTCCTCCACGCGTACATCCTTGTGCAGGTGGAGAACCCTGGCACAGATGACACCACTTACAAG GTATCTGTCACAGCGCGTGAAGATGTGCCACAGTTCGGCCCTCCTCTCCCCAATCCACCTGTCTTCAAAAAG GGTCCAGAATTCAGAGAGTTTCTGCTGACTAAGCTGATCAATGCAGAGCTGGCATGCTACAGATCAATCCGATTTGCCAAGCTTGAG GAGAGAACACGGATGGAACTGCTAGATAATCTTCATAATGAGctacacaagcacacacagtCGATGCTGGGACAACCTCTCAGTGCAGATGAAGAGAGGATGGAGAACGGAGGACATGGAGGAATACTGGAATCCATCAAG CGAGCAATGCGTGTGCGCAGTCACTCTATGGAGACAATGGTGAGCTCTCAGAAACATGGGCGTCACTCTGCGGTGGGAGGCGGCGTGCCCACCAGCCTAAGCGGGGTCACCCTAACCCACAGTAACACTGAAGCTGCTAAGAATTTG tcTCCAGTGACATCGAGCGCTAAATCTCCTCTTAAGAGTCCAGTGAAGAGACGGTCAGTGCTGTTTCCAAGACTGCATACCAGCATGGATGGACAGCCAGAGCGCTACACACG GGTCCTGTCTGATCAGAGAAGTCTTGACAGCGGTCATCTCTCACAGGAAGTGCAATCAAATCCAAGCTCTCCAGAGATTGTGGGCAATGAGAG GTCTTCTCTTAAATTGAAGGAGGGCGGTGGTAAGCCAGATATATCTCGTTCCTCCTCCAGCACCAGCAGCTTCAGCAGTGCTGCAGGAGACCCGGAGCCACTGGAGGAGAAAGAACCT AACAGCCTCCAGATATCTCCCAGCCTTTCACCTGTATTTGGCTCTCTGAGCACTGAGGGTCAGACTGCAGGAACTCCAGTGATCATGTGCCGCAGTCCAACAG ATTTCAGGAATAAGACGTCACCCAGATCCAATCTGAAGTTCCGCTTTGACAGGTTGAGTCAATCAGCTGCT GGACATTAA
- the rap1gap2b gene encoding rap1 GTPase-activating protein 2b isoform X4 encodes MPEAHIRVLKSAKYLFFNRVDKSTISALRARKQECLTISNVPLADCPPSPPRTAPPTMKSTQFFEALDKMEQVSEVEELRSSPQRVKDDYIPYPRIEEVLQRGEPFPQVIMPQFGGYWIEDPEVPASIPHWENGYCDEEDGEGGNSGEFGYRLESNFAIRAYRKHFLGREHLNFYCTASNHGNLVLSLRHEEVKEQEHLHIILRTPSKTIYDRISLAGLTELPSVPQLAKLLCEDIMCLRFSPVLYPKGSQLIVNYDEHELNNTYKFGVVYQKFGQTSEEQLFGNSEETPAFTEFLQVLGDCVELQDFKGFRGGLDVSHGQTGSQSVYTVFRGQELMFHISTKLPYTEGDTQQVQRKRHIGNDIVAAVFQEEAAPFVPDMIASNFLHAYILVQVENPGTDDTTYKVSVTAREDVPQFGPPLPNPPVFKKGPEFREFLLTKLINAELACYRSIRFAKLEERTRMELLDNLHNELHKHTQSMLGQPLSADEERMENGGHGGILESIKRAMRVRSHSMETMVSSQKHGRHSAVGGGVPTSLSGVTLTHSNTEAAKNLSPVTSSAKSPLKSPVKRRSVLFPRLHTSMDGQPERYTRVLSDQRSLDSGHLSQEVQSNPSSPEIVGNERSSLKLKEGGGKPDISRSSSSTSSFSSAAGDPEPLEEKEPNSLQISPSLSPVFGSLSTEGQTAGTPVIMCRSPTDFRNKTSPRSNLKFRFDRLSQSAAGH; translated from the exons GGTTGACAAGTCTACCATTAGTGCCCTTCGAGCTCG GAAACAGGAGTGTCTGACCATCTCCAATGTGCCCCTGGCAGACTGCCCTCCCTCTCCTCCAAGAACTGCCCCTCCCACCATGAAG TCTACTCAATTCTTTGAAGCTCTGGACAAGATGGAG CAGGTTTCTGAGGTGGAGGAGTTGAGGTCAAGCCCACAAAGAGTGAAG GATGACTACATTCCATACCCACGGATAGAGGAG GTTTTACAGCGGGGTGAACCGTTCCCTCAGGTCATCATGCCTCAGTTTGGAGGTTACTGGATAGAAGATCCCGAGGTCCCTGCCTCCATTCCACACTGGGAGAATGGTTACTGTGATGAGGAAGATGGAGAGGGAGGGAATTCAGGAGAGTTTGGGTACAGACTGGAGAGTAACTTTGCCATCCGTGCGTACCGCAAGCACTTTCTGGGCAGG GAACATCTGAACTTCTACTGCACAGCCAGTAACCATGGCAACCTGGTTCTGTCCCTCAGACACGAAGAGGTGAAGGAGCAGGAGCACCTGCACATCATCCTCAG GACTCCATCGAAGACAATCTATGACAGGATCTCTTTAGCGGGCTTGACTGAGCTCCCCAGTGTCCCTCAGTTAGCCAAG CTACTATGTGAAGACATTATGTGTCTGAGATTTAGTCCCGTGCTTTACCCAAAG GGTTCTCAGTTAATAGTGAATTATGATGAGCATGAGTTAAACAACACTTATAAGTTTGGCGTCGTCTACCAGAAGTTTGGCCAG ACCTCAGAGGAGCAGTTGTTTGGGAACAGTGAGGAGACACCAGCCTTCACAGAGTTCCTCCAAGTGCTGGGAGACTGTGTAGAGTTGCAGGACTTTAAAGG GTTTCGAGGTGGTTTGGATGTGTCTCACGGTCAGACGGGGTCTCAGTCTGTTTACACTGTGTTTAGGGGGCAGGAACTCATGTTTCACATCTCCACTAAACTGCCCTATACAGAAGGAGACACACAACAG GTCCAAAGAAAGAGGCACATAGGGAATGACATCGTAGCTGCAGTTTTTCAAGAGGAGGCCGCACCTTTCGTGCCTGACATGATTGCCTCCAATTTCCTCCACGCGTACATCCTTGTGCAGGTGGAGAACCCTGGCACAGATGACACCACTTACAAG GTATCTGTCACAGCGCGTGAAGATGTGCCACAGTTCGGCCCTCCTCTCCCCAATCCACCTGTCTTCAAAAAG GGTCCAGAATTCAGAGAGTTTCTGCTGACTAAGCTGATCAATGCAGAGCTGGCATGCTACAGATCAATCCGATTTGCCAAGCTTGAG GAGAGAACACGGATGGAACTGCTAGATAATCTTCATAATGAGctacacaagcacacacagtCGATGCTGGGACAACCTCTCAGTGCAGATGAAGAGAGGATGGAGAACGGAGGACATGGAGGAATACTGGAATCCATCAAG CGAGCAATGCGTGTGCGCAGTCACTCTATGGAGACAATGGTGAGCTCTCAGAAACATGGGCGTCACTCTGCGGTGGGAGGCGGCGTGCCCACCAGCCTAAGCGGGGTCACCCTAACCCACAGTAACACTGAAGCTGCTAAGAATTTG tcTCCAGTGACATCGAGCGCTAAATCTCCTCTTAAGAGTCCAGTGAAGAGACGGTCAGTGCTGTTTCCAAGACTGCATACCAGCATGGATGGACAGCCAGAGCGCTACACACG GGTCCTGTCTGATCAGAGAAGTCTTGACAGCGGTCATCTCTCACAGGAAGTGCAATCAAATCCAAGCTCTCCAGAGATTGTGGGCAATGAGAG GTCTTCTCTTAAATTGAAGGAGGGCGGTGGTAAGCCAGATATATCTCGTTCCTCCTCCAGCACCAGCAGCTTCAGCAGTGCTGCAGGAGACCCGGAGCCACTGGAGGAGAAAGAACCT AACAGCCTCCAGATATCTCCCAGCCTTTCACCTGTATTTGGCTCTCTGAGCACTGAGGGTCAGACTGCAGGAACTCCAGTGATCATGTGCCGCAGTCCAACAG ATTTCAGGAATAAGACGTCACCCAGATCCAATCTGAAGTTCCGCTTTGACAGGTTGAGTCAATCAGCTGCT GGACATTAA
- the rap1gap2b gene encoding rap1 GTPase-activating protein 2b isoform X6 gives MLRRKRSVSFGGFGWVDKSTISALRARKQECLTISNVPLADCPPSPPRTAPPTMKSTQFFEALDKMEQVSEVEELRSSPQRVKDDYIPYPRIEEVLQRGEPFPQVIMPQFGGYWIEDPEVPASIPHWENGYCDEEDGEGGNSGEFGYRLESNFAIRAYRKHFLGREHLNFYCTASNHGNLVLSLRHEEVKEQEHLHIILRTPSKTIYDRISLAGLTELPSVPQLAKLLCEDIMCLRFSPVLYPKGSQLIVNYDEHELNNTYKFGVVYQKFGQTSEEQLFGNSEETPAFTEFLQVLGDCVELQDFKGFRGGLDVSHGQTGSQSVYTVFRGQELMFHISTKLPYTEGDTQQVQRKRHIGNDIVAAVFQEEAAPFVPDMIASNFLHAYILVQVENPGTDDTTYKVSVTAREDVPQFGPPLPNPPVFKKGPEFREFLLTKLINAELACYRSIRFAKLEERTRMELLDNLHNELHKHTQSMLGQPLSADEERMENGGHGGILESIKRAMRVRSHSMETMVSSQKHGRHSAVGGGVPTSLSGVTLTHSNTEAAKNLSPVTSSAKSPLKSPVKRRSVLFPRLHTSMDGQPERYTRVLSDQRSLDSGHLSQEVQSNPSSPEIVGNERSSLKLKEGGGKPDISRSSSSTSSFSSAAGDPEPLEEKEPNSLQISPSLSPVFGSLSTEGQTAGTPVIMCRSPTDFRNKTSPRSNLKFRFDRLSQSAAGH, from the exons ATGCTGAGGAGGAAGCGAAGCGTGTCCTTCGGTGGATTTGGATG GGTTGACAAGTCTACCATTAGTGCCCTTCGAGCTCG GAAACAGGAGTGTCTGACCATCTCCAATGTGCCCCTGGCAGACTGCCCTCCCTCTCCTCCAAGAACTGCCCCTCCCACCATGAAG TCTACTCAATTCTTTGAAGCTCTGGACAAGATGGAG CAGGTTTCTGAGGTGGAGGAGTTGAGGTCAAGCCCACAAAGAGTGAAG GATGACTACATTCCATACCCACGGATAGAGGAG GTTTTACAGCGGGGTGAACCGTTCCCTCAGGTCATCATGCCTCAGTTTGGAGGTTACTGGATAGAAGATCCCGAGGTCCCTGCCTCCATTCCACACTGGGAGAATGGTTACTGTGATGAGGAAGATGGAGAGGGAGGGAATTCAGGAGAGTTTGGGTACAGACTGGAGAGTAACTTTGCCATCCGTGCGTACCGCAAGCACTTTCTGGGCAGG GAACATCTGAACTTCTACTGCACAGCCAGTAACCATGGCAACCTGGTTCTGTCCCTCAGACACGAAGAGGTGAAGGAGCAGGAGCACCTGCACATCATCCTCAG GACTCCATCGAAGACAATCTATGACAGGATCTCTTTAGCGGGCTTGACTGAGCTCCCCAGTGTCCCTCAGTTAGCCAAG CTACTATGTGAAGACATTATGTGTCTGAGATTTAGTCCCGTGCTTTACCCAAAG GGTTCTCAGTTAATAGTGAATTATGATGAGCATGAGTTAAACAACACTTATAAGTTTGGCGTCGTCTACCAGAAGTTTGGCCAG ACCTCAGAGGAGCAGTTGTTTGGGAACAGTGAGGAGACACCAGCCTTCACAGAGTTCCTCCAAGTGCTGGGAGACTGTGTAGAGTTGCAGGACTTTAAAGG GTTTCGAGGTGGTTTGGATGTGTCTCACGGTCAGACGGGGTCTCAGTCTGTTTACACTGTGTTTAGGGGGCAGGAACTCATGTTTCACATCTCCACTAAACTGCCCTATACAGAAGGAGACACACAACAG GTCCAAAGAAAGAGGCACATAGGGAATGACATCGTAGCTGCAGTTTTTCAAGAGGAGGCCGCACCTTTCGTGCCTGACATGATTGCCTCCAATTTCCTCCACGCGTACATCCTTGTGCAGGTGGAGAACCCTGGCACAGATGACACCACTTACAAG GTATCTGTCACAGCGCGTGAAGATGTGCCACAGTTCGGCCCTCCTCTCCCCAATCCACCTGTCTTCAAAAAG GGTCCAGAATTCAGAGAGTTTCTGCTGACTAAGCTGATCAATGCAGAGCTGGCATGCTACAGATCAATCCGATTTGCCAAGCTTGAG GAGAGAACACGGATGGAACTGCTAGATAATCTTCATAATGAGctacacaagcacacacagtCGATGCTGGGACAACCTCTCAGTGCAGATGAAGAGAGGATGGAGAACGGAGGACATGGAGGAATACTGGAATCCATCAAG CGAGCAATGCGTGTGCGCAGTCACTCTATGGAGACAATGGTGAGCTCTCAGAAACATGGGCGTCACTCTGCGGTGGGAGGCGGCGTGCCCACCAGCCTAAGCGGGGTCACCCTAACCCACAGTAACACTGAAGCTGCTAAGAATTTG tcTCCAGTGACATCGAGCGCTAAATCTCCTCTTAAGAGTCCAGTGAAGAGACGGTCAGTGCTGTTTCCAAGACTGCATACCAGCATGGATGGACAGCCAGAGCGCTACACACG GGTCCTGTCTGATCAGAGAAGTCTTGACAGCGGTCATCTCTCACAGGAAGTGCAATCAAATCCAAGCTCTCCAGAGATTGTGGGCAATGAGAG GTCTTCTCTTAAATTGAAGGAGGGCGGTGGTAAGCCAGATATATCTCGTTCCTCCTCCAGCACCAGCAGCTTCAGCAGTGCTGCAGGAGACCCGGAGCCACTGGAGGAGAAAGAACCT AACAGCCTCCAGATATCTCCCAGCCTTTCACCTGTATTTGGCTCTCTGAGCACTGAGGGTCAGACTGCAGGAACTCCAGTGATCATGTGCCGCAGTCCAACAG ATTTCAGGAATAAGACGTCACCCAGATCCAATCTGAAGTTCCGCTTTGACAGGTTGAGTCAATCAGCTGCT GGACATTAA